One genomic region from Thalassotalea sp. PS06 encodes:
- the carA gene encoding glutamine-hydrolyzing carbamoyl-phosphate synthase small subunit — protein MTKSAILVLEDGTIFKGTAIGATGAAVGEVVFNTAMTGYQEILTDPSYAEQIVTLTYPHIGNTGTNKEDEESADIWAKGLVIRDLPLLASNFRNEQTLSEYLVANNILGIADIDTRKLTRILREKGAQNGCIMAGDDLDLEKAQTLANDFPGLKGMDLAKVVSTKEQYTWSEGSWQLGKGHVSPEEFPHHVVAYDFGAKRNILRMLVDRGCKLTVVPAQTPASEVLAMNPDGIFLSNGPGDPEPCDYAISAIKSFLETDIPVFGICLGHQLLGLASGANTVKMKFGHHGANHPVKDMGRDVVMITSQNHGFAVDEETLPANLEATHKSLFDGSLQGIHRTDKPAFSFQGHPEASPGPHDAAPLFDHFIELINEYKAK, from the coding sequence TTGACTAAATCTGCCATCTTGGTGCTGGAAGACGGCACTATTTTTAAGGGCACTGCAATTGGTGCGACTGGGGCAGCCGTTGGCGAGGTTGTATTTAATACGGCTATGACAGGCTATCAAGAAATTCTTACTGATCCATCCTACGCTGAACAAATAGTCACTTTGACTTATCCACATATTGGCAACACTGGTACGAATAAAGAAGACGAAGAGTCTGCCGATATATGGGCAAAAGGTCTGGTGATTCGTGACTTACCTTTGCTAGCAAGCAATTTCCGTAACGAACAAACCTTATCTGAGTACCTGGTTGCCAATAACATTCTTGGTATTGCCGACATCGATACTCGTAAGCTTACCCGAATCCTTCGTGAAAAAGGCGCGCAAAACGGCTGTATTATGGCTGGCGACGACCTGGATTTGGAAAAAGCGCAAACGCTTGCCAATGACTTCCCAGGCCTGAAAGGTATGGATCTGGCGAAAGTTGTATCAACCAAAGAGCAATACACCTGGTCTGAAGGTAGCTGGCAGCTTGGCAAAGGCCATGTAAGCCCTGAAGAGTTTCCTCACCACGTTGTTGCCTACGACTTTGGTGCTAAACGCAACATCCTGCGTATGCTAGTTGACCGCGGTTGTAAATTAACCGTAGTACCAGCGCAAACGCCAGCGTCAGAAGTATTAGCAATGAACCCAGATGGTATCTTCCTTTCTAATGGCCCGGGTGACCCAGAGCCATGTGATTACGCCATCTCAGCCATTAAATCTTTCCTGGAAACCGACATTCCGGTTTTCGGTATCTGTCTTGGTCACCAGCTTTTAGGTCTGGCTTCAGGCGCCAACACAGTAAAAATGAAATTTGGTCACCATGGTGCTAACCACCCGGTTAAAGACATGGGCCGCGACGTGGTTATGATCACTTCGCAAAACCACGGTTTCGCCGTAGATGAAGAGACATTACCTGCAAACCTTGAAGCGACTCACAAGTCACTATTCGATGGTTCATTGCAAGGTATCCACCGCACTGATAAGCCGGCATTTAGCTTCCAGGGTCACCCTGAAGCAAGCCCGGGCCCACATGATGCGGCACCATTGTTCGATCACTTCATCGAATTAATTAACGAATACAAAGCCAAATAA
- the greA gene encoding transcription elongation factor GreA: protein MNTYPMTIQGADALRDELNHLKSVRRPEIVAAIAEAREHGDLKENAEYHAAREEQGFCEGRIQEIEGKLGNAQIIDITKIPNTHKVIFGVTVTLLNIDTDEEVTYQIVGDDEADIKQNRISVSSPIARALIGKEVDSEVEVTTPGGQVEYEIIAVEHK from the coding sequence ATGAATACGTATCCGATGACGATTCAAGGGGCTGATGCGCTTCGTGATGAGCTAAATCATTTGAAATCTGTACGTCGCCCGGAAATCGTGGCGGCCATTGCTGAAGCTCGTGAACACGGTGACTTGAAAGAGAACGCCGAGTACCATGCAGCCCGCGAAGAGCAGGGTTTTTGTGAAGGCCGTATTCAGGAAATCGAAGGTAAGCTGGGCAATGCGCAAATTATCGATATCACCAAAATCCCAAACACTCACAAAGTAATTTTCGGTGTAACGGTAACCTTGTTAAACATCGATACCGACGAAGAGGTGACTTACCAAATCGTTGGCGATGATGAAGCAGATATCAAGCAAAACCGTATCAGCGTAAGTTCACCAATCGCTCGTGCCCTTATCGGCAAAGAAGTGGATAGTGAAGTGGAAGTTACAACACCTGGTGGTCAGGTCGAGTACGAAATTATTGCTGTCGAGCACAAATAG
- a CDS encoding acetoacetate decarboxylase family protein, whose amino-acid sequence MKANNNISPELLDNSKDFSDKYFTRFKLRTAPAPLQLNDDIAKDYLFPTLYGDVSCAIGIFLCDFAAAKALLPHPDMVPVKMPGGRAIVTFSCYEYKKVLGVAPYNEIAMTIPIQVSPTFNPPLLPLLMEKKFPKFGYHVFHMPVTSLENQIRGRKIWGLPKVVDDIDIQVENATSTTIATDAKGNEYFRLSVPTSGTAQTFDVQSNLYSVLNDQLLTSQTCFNGTFNVNKTMNRLWNNKVEDNKEALELGNGKYADKLKNLKIDPVPFQTRYTPSMNACFDLPK is encoded by the coding sequence ATGAAAGCAAACAACAACATATCCCCAGAGTTACTGGATAATTCCAAAGATTTTAGCGATAAGTACTTTACACGATTTAAACTAAGAACCGCACCAGCGCCGTTGCAGCTAAATGACGATATCGCCAAAGATTATCTGTTCCCGACTCTATACGGCGATGTCAGTTGTGCCATTGGTATTTTCTTGTGTGATTTTGCAGCGGCGAAAGCCTTGTTGCCACATCCGGACATGGTACCAGTGAAAATGCCAGGTGGTCGCGCTATTGTCACCTTCTCCTGTTATGAGTACAAAAAGGTGTTAGGCGTTGCACCATACAATGAAATCGCGATGACCATTCCCATTCAGGTTTCGCCAACATTTAACCCGCCACTTCTGCCATTGCTGATGGAGAAGAAATTTCCAAAATTTGGTTATCATGTTTTTCATATGCCAGTGACCAGCCTGGAAAATCAGATTCGCGGCCGTAAGATCTGGGGGTTACCGAAAGTCGTCGATGATATCGATATTCAGGTTGAAAACGCTACGAGCACCACGATCGCCACCGATGCAAAAGGAAATGAGTATTTCCGTTTAAGCGTACCAACCTCTGGTACAGCGCAAACTTTTGATGTGCAATCCAACCTGTATTCGGTATTAAATGATCAATTGCTAACCAGCCAAACCTGTTTTAATGGCACATTTAATGTGAACAAAACGATGAATCGTTTATGGAACAATAAGGTTGAAGATAATAAGGAGGCACTCGAGCTAGGCAATGGTAAATACGCCGATAAGTTAAAAAATCTGAAGATTGACCCAGTGCCATTCCAGACTCGTTACACGCCGAGTATGAATGCCTGTTTTGATTTGCCGAAGTAA
- the yhbY gene encoding ribosome assembly RNA-binding protein YhbY, which yields MNLNKKQIQYLKGLAHSLKPVVLLGSNGLTEAVIAEIDYALNHHELIKVKIPTDDREIKQLIIEAIIRETEAVKVQTIGKTLVLYRQSEEKKIAIPKL from the coding sequence ATGAATCTAAATAAAAAACAAATTCAATACCTTAAAGGCCTGGCTCATTCGCTGAAGCCGGTAGTGCTTTTAGGCAGCAATGGATTAACCGAAGCGGTTATCGCTGAAATTGATTATGCGTTGAATCACCACGAGCTAATTAAGGTGAAAATTCCTACGGATGACAGAGAAATCAAGCAGTTGATTATCGAAGCAATCATCCGTGAAACAGAGGCAGTGAAAGTACAGACCATAGGTAAAACTTTAGTTCTGTATCGCCAGTCTGAAGAGAAAAAAATCGCGATTCCAAAATTGTAA
- the ftsH gene encoding ATP-dependent zinc metalloprotease FtsH — protein MSDMVKNLILWLVIAIVLMSVFQSFTPSNGTDTKLDYTTFINEVTQGQVRDVKIESNGVITGTKRSGDTFTTLIPTQYDDGLLDDLISNNVKVEGVPPEEPSLLASIFINWFPMLLLVGIWIFFMRQMQGGGGKGAMSFGKSKARLLSDDQIKTTFADVAGCDEAKEEVAELVDYLRDPSKFQKLGGRIPSGILMVGQPGTGKTLLAKAIAGEAKVPFFSISGSDFVEMFVGVGASRVRDMFDQAKKSAPCIIFIDEIDAVGRQRGAGLGGGHDEREQTLNQMLVEMDGFEGNEGVIVIAATNRPDVLDPALLRPGRFDRQVTVGLPDIRGREQILKVHMRKVPLGDDVDAAVIARGTPGFSGADLANLVNEAALFAARTSRRLVSMVEFDKAKDKIMMGAERRSMVMSESEKEMTAYHEAGHAIVGRMVPEHDPVYKVSIIPRGRALGVTMYLPEQDRVSHSKMHLESMISSLYGGRIAEEIIYGAEKVSTGASNDIERATEIARKMVTQWGLSDKMGPMLYADEEGEVFLGRTAAKSKHMSDDTAKDIDEEVRAFIERNYKRAEDILKNNMDILHAMKDALMKYETIDAGQIDDLMARTTVRAPKGYGDENSSGKPPSGSANATVDVNKPDDIPAN, from the coding sequence TTGAGCGATATGGTAAAAAACCTTATTTTGTGGTTAGTGATAGCCATAGTGTTAATGTCTGTATTCCAGAGCTTCACACCAAGCAACGGCACTGACACTAAGCTAGATTACACAACCTTTATCAATGAAGTCACCCAAGGACAGGTTCGAGACGTCAAAATTGAAAGCAATGGCGTTATCACCGGAACCAAGCGTTCAGGGGACACTTTCACCACGTTAATTCCGACTCAGTATGACGACGGGTTGCTCGATGATCTAATCAGCAACAACGTTAAAGTGGAAGGGGTTCCGCCTGAAGAGCCAAGCCTTCTTGCCAGTATATTCATTAACTGGTTCCCTATGCTTCTTCTTGTCGGTATCTGGATTTTCTTCATGCGACAGATGCAAGGCGGCGGCGGTAAAGGTGCTATGTCGTTTGGTAAGAGTAAGGCTCGCCTGCTAAGCGACGACCAAATTAAGACTACATTTGCAGATGTTGCCGGTTGTGACGAAGCCAAAGAAGAAGTTGCAGAGCTTGTCGATTATCTTCGTGACCCGTCAAAATTCCAGAAACTTGGTGGTCGTATTCCATCTGGTATTCTTATGGTTGGTCAGCCAGGTACGGGTAAAACCTTACTTGCAAAAGCCATTGCCGGTGAAGCAAAAGTACCATTTTTCAGTATCTCTGGTTCAGATTTCGTAGAAATGTTCGTGGGTGTTGGTGCATCTCGTGTTCGCGACATGTTCGATCAGGCCAAGAAATCTGCTCCTTGTATTATTTTCATCGATGAGATCGATGCCGTTGGTCGTCAGCGTGGTGCAGGCCTGGGTGGTGGTCACGATGAGCGAGAGCAAACCCTGAACCAAATGTTAGTTGAAATGGACGGTTTTGAAGGTAACGAAGGAGTAATCGTTATCGCTGCAACTAACCGCCCGGATGTATTGGACCCGGCGTTATTGCGTCCTGGTCGTTTCGACCGTCAGGTTACCGTTGGCTTGCCAGATATTCGTGGTCGTGAGCAAATCCTTAAAGTACACATGCGTAAAGTGCCTCTTGGCGATGACGTTGATGCAGCGGTAATTGCTCGCGGTACTCCAGGCTTCTCAGGTGCAGACCTTGCAAACCTTGTGAACGAAGCGGCATTGTTTGCTGCGCGCACCAGCCGTCGCTTGGTATCTATGGTGGAATTTGATAAAGCCAAAGACAAGATCATGATGGGTGCAGAGCGCCGTTCTATGGTAATGAGCGAGTCTGAGAAAGAAATGACTGCTTATCACGAAGCAGGGCACGCGATCGTTGGTCGTATGGTTCCTGAACATGATCCGGTGTACAAAGTAAGTATCATACCTCGTGGTCGTGCCTTAGGTGTGACTATGTATCTACCAGAGCAGGATCGCGTGAGCCACTCGAAAATGCATTTAGAGAGTATGATTTCCAGCTTGTACGGTGGTCGTATCGCCGAAGAAATCATCTACGGTGCCGAGAAGGTATCAACCGGTGCATCGAACGATATCGAACGTGCCACAGAGATTGCCCGCAAGATGGTTACCCAATGGGGTCTGTCTGACAAGATGGGGCCAATGCTTTATGCCGATGAAGAAGGCGAAGTATTCCTGGGCCGCACTGCAGCGAAATCTAAGCATATGTCTGATGACACCGCCAAAGATATCGATGAAGAAGTTCGCGCGTTTATCGAGCGCAACTACAAACGTGCTGAAGATATCCTGAAAAACAATATGGACATCCTTCACGCGATGAAAGATGCATTGATGAAGTATGAAACCATTGATGCCGGGCAAATTGATGACTTAATGGCACGCACAACCGTTCGTGCACCGAAAGGTTATGGTGACGAAAATAGCTCTGGCAAGCCACCAAGTGGTTCTGCAAACGCTACAGTAGACGTTAATAAGCCAGATGATATTCCGGCTAACTAG
- the carB gene encoding carbamoyl-phosphate synthase large subunit: MPKRTDIKSILILGAGPIVIGQACEFDYSGAQACKALKEEGYRVILVNSNPATIMTDPNMADATYIEPIHWEVVRRIIEKERPDAVLPTMGGQTALNCALELESNGVLEEFDVEMIGATADAIDKAENRERFDQAMKNIGLECPRAEIVHSMEEAKETAKRIGFPCIIRPSFTMGGTGGGIAYNQEEFETICTRGLDLSPTNELLIDESLIGWKEYEMEVVRDKNDNCIIICSIENFDPMGIHTGDSITVAPAQTLTDKEYQIMRNASLAVLREIGVETGGSNVQFGVNPKDGRMVIIEMNPRVSRSSALASKATGFPIAKVAAKLAIGYTLDELSNDITGGATPASFEPSIDYVVTKIPRFNFEKFVGAEDRLTTQMKSVGEVMAIGRNQQESMQKALRGLEVGAHGFDPIVDVTKPGAKTKIMHELQEAGAERIWYIADAFRLGLSVEDVFKATKIDRWFLVQIEDIVLHEQKVVDGGMTALNDEYLRLLKRKGFADIRLAELIGVSEAEIRKKRHNAKIFPVYKRVDTCAAEFSSDTAYMYSAYDEECEANPSDKDKIIILGGGPNRIGQGIEFDYCCVHAALALREDGYETIMVNCNPETVSTDYDTSDRLYFEPVTFEDVLEIVRVEKPKGVIVQYGGQTPLKLARALEAAGVPIIGTSPDAIDRAEDRERFQQAVDRLDLLQPENATVTSLEEAVAKANDIGFPMVVRPSYVLGGRAMEIVYDEQDLRRYMTDAVSVSNEAPVLLDRFLDDAIEVDIDAMCDGKNVVIGGIMQHIEQAGVHSGDSACSLPAYSLSQEIQDVMREQVTKLAFELGVIGLMNTQFAVKDNKVYLIEVNPRAARTVPFVSKATGVPLAKIAARVMSGKTLDEQGVTKETIPPFFSVKEVVIPFNKFHGVDPLVGPEMRSTGEVMGVGDTFEEAYAKANLGAGVTVPKTGRALISVRDSDKTRVVELAKQLIDLGYKLDATHGTAVVLGEADVPVRLVNKVHEGRPHILDRIKNGEYSYIINTTEGRKAIEDSKQLRGGALRYKVNYTTTLNAAFAACMAHSADDRNKVTSIQELHKRCQ; the protein is encoded by the coding sequence ATGCCAAAACGTACTGACATAAAAAGTATTCTTATTTTAGGGGCAGGTCCAATTGTTATTGGTCAAGCCTGTGAATTTGACTATTCGGGAGCTCAGGCTTGTAAAGCGCTGAAAGAAGAGGGTTATCGAGTTATTCTTGTTAACTCTAACCCAGCGACCATCATGACCGACCCGAACATGGCCGATGCAACTTACATTGAGCCAATTCACTGGGAAGTGGTTCGTCGTATTATCGAAAAAGAGCGTCCAGATGCGGTACTACCTACTATGGGTGGTCAGACTGCATTGAACTGTGCACTAGAACTTGAATCAAACGGCGTACTTGAAGAGTTTGATGTTGAGATGATTGGTGCAACGGCTGACGCCATTGATAAAGCGGAAAACCGTGAACGTTTCGACCAGGCAATGAAAAACATTGGTTTAGAATGTCCACGTGCTGAAATCGTTCACTCGATGGAAGAAGCGAAAGAAACCGCTAAGCGTATCGGTTTCCCTTGTATTATTCGCCCTTCGTTTACTATGGGTGGTACTGGTGGCGGTATCGCATACAACCAGGAAGAATTCGAAACAATCTGTACTCGTGGTTTAGATTTATCACCGACTAACGAGCTACTTATTGATGAATCGCTTATCGGTTGGAAAGAATACGAGATGGAAGTTGTTCGTGACAAAAACGACAACTGTATCATCATCTGTTCCATTGAAAACTTTGACCCTATGGGTATTCACACGGGTGACTCAATCACTGTTGCACCAGCACAGACTCTGACTGACAAAGAATATCAAATCATGCGTAATGCCTCGTTGGCAGTACTGCGTGAAATCGGTGTTGAAACCGGTGGTTCAAACGTACAGTTTGGTGTTAACCCGAAAGATGGCCGTATGGTTATCATCGAGATGAACCCTCGTGTATCTCGCTCTTCAGCATTGGCTTCGAAAGCAACAGGTTTCCCAATTGCGAAAGTTGCTGCCAAACTTGCTATCGGTTACACCCTTGACGAATTAAGTAACGATATCACCGGTGGTGCAACTCCAGCATCATTCGAACCATCTATCGATTACGTTGTGACCAAGATCCCACGCTTTAACTTTGAGAAATTCGTAGGTGCTGAAGATCGCCTTACTACGCAGATGAAATCTGTAGGTGAGGTAATGGCGATTGGTCGTAACCAGCAAGAATCTATGCAAAAGGCACTTCGTGGTCTTGAGGTAGGCGCTCACGGTTTTGATCCAATTGTTGATGTGACTAAGCCGGGTGCCAAAACCAAAATCATGCACGAGCTTCAGGAAGCCGGTGCAGAACGTATCTGGTACATCGCTGATGCCTTCCGATTAGGTCTGAGCGTTGAAGATGTATTTAAAGCCACGAAAATTGATCGTTGGTTCCTGGTACAGATTGAAGATATCGTTTTACACGAGCAAAAAGTTGTTGATGGCGGTATGACTGCTCTTAACGACGAATACCTGCGCCTATTGAAGCGTAAAGGTTTTGCTGATATTCGCCTGGCTGAGCTAATCGGTGTTTCTGAAGCAGAAATCCGTAAGAAGCGTCACAATGCGAAAATCTTCCCGGTATACAAGCGTGTTGATACCTGTGCGGCAGAATTTAGCTCTGATACAGCTTACATGTACTCTGCATACGATGAGGAGTGTGAAGCTAACCCGTCAGATAAAGACAAAATCATCATTTTAGGTGGTGGTCCTAACCGTATCGGTCAGGGTATCGAATTCGACTACTGTTGTGTACACGCAGCGTTAGCGCTTCGTGAAGATGGTTATGAAACCATTATGGTTAACTGTAATCCAGAAACGGTATCTACCGACTACGACACCTCAGATCGCCTGTACTTCGAACCAGTAACGTTCGAGGACGTGTTAGAGATTGTTCGTGTTGAAAAACCGAAAGGCGTTATCGTTCAATACGGTGGTCAAACACCTTTGAAACTAGCACGTGCGCTTGAAGCGGCTGGTGTACCAATTATCGGTACTTCTCCAGATGCCATCGACCGTGCTGAAGACCGTGAACGTTTCCAGCAGGCGGTTGACCGTCTCGATTTGCTACAACCAGAAAACGCTACGGTAACCTCGTTAGAAGAAGCGGTAGCGAAAGCTAACGACATCGGCTTCCCAATGGTTGTTCGCCCATCTTATGTACTCGGTGGTCGTGCAATGGAAATCGTATATGACGAGCAGGACTTACGTCGTTATATGACTGACGCGGTAAGCGTATCTAACGAAGCGCCAGTGCTTCTTGACCGTTTCCTTGATGATGCTATCGAAGTGGATATCGATGCGATGTGTGACGGTAAGAACGTGGTTATCGGCGGTATCATGCAGCATATCGAACAAGCCGGTGTTCACTCAGGTGACTCTGCCTGTTCATTACCGGCTTACAGCTTGAGCCAGGAAATTCAGGACGTGATGCGTGAGCAGGTAACGAAACTTGCCTTTGAGCTTGGTGTAATCGGTCTGATGAATACTCAGTTCGCGGTTAAAGATAACAAGGTTTATCTAATTGAAGTAAACCCGCGTGCTGCACGTACTGTTCCATTTGTATCAAAAGCTACCGGTGTACCTCTAGCGAAAATCGCTGCACGGGTAATGTCTGGTAAGACGTTAGATGAGCAGGGCGTTACCAAAGAAACGATTCCGCCATTCTTCTCAGTGAAAGAAGTGGTTATTCCATTCAACAAGTTCCACGGTGTTGACCCGCTTGTTGGTCCGGAAATGCGCTCTACTGGTGAGGTAATGGGTGTTGGTGATACGTTTGAAGAAGCGTACGCAAAAGCCAACCTTGGTGCTGGTGTAACGGTTCCAAAAACCGGTCGTGCATTGATTTCTGTTCGTGACAGCGACAAGACTCGTGTTGTAGAACTTGCCAAACAGTTAATCGACTTAGGTTACAAGCTGGATGCAACTCACGGTACTGCCGTTGTTCTTGGCGAAGCTGACGTGCCAGTTCGTTTGGTTAACAAGGTACATGAAGGTCGTCCGCACATTCTTGATAGAATCAAGAATGGTGAGTACAGCTACATTATTAACACCACTGAAGGTCGTAAAGCCATCGAAGATTCAAAACAGCTTCGTGGCGGTGCATTACGTTATAAAGTTAATTATACTACGACGTTAAACGCAGCCTTTGCCGCTTGTATGGCGCACTCGGCTGACGACCGCAACAAAGTAACATCTATTCAAGAATTACATAAAAGGTGTCAATAA
- the dapB gene encoding 4-hydroxy-tetrahydrodipicolinate reductase, protein MTINVAILGCAGRMGQNLLRAAIEAEDITLIGGTVRQNSSLIGVDAGELCGMSKVGAPIVSSMDELKAADVFIDFTAPGATLSHIDWCASNGKALLIGTTGFDAEEEQRIRNWGEKIPVVLAPNTSVGVNLLFKLLQITAQAIGDYTDIEIFEAHHRFKKDAPSGTAVKMGQVIADTLGRDLNECAVYGREGISEERKADTIGFATVRAGDIVGEHTAFFADLGERLEISHKATSRMTFALGAMRAARWLSSAKNGFYDMQDVLGLK, encoded by the coding sequence ATGACCATTAACGTCGCGATTTTAGGTTGTGCTGGCCGCATGGGACAGAACCTGTTAAGGGCTGCTATCGAAGCAGAAGATATTACATTGATTGGTGGTACGGTTCGCCAAAACTCCAGCCTGATTGGTGTCGATGCCGGTGAACTATGTGGCATGAGTAAAGTCGGCGCGCCAATCGTATCTTCCATGGATGAATTAAAAGCGGCCGATGTGTTTATTGATTTTACCGCGCCAGGGGCAACATTAAGCCATATCGACTGGTGTGCCAGTAATGGCAAAGCATTGCTAATTGGCACCACAGGATTTGATGCTGAAGAAGAGCAGCGTATTCGCAACTGGGGCGAGAAGATCCCGGTAGTACTGGCACCAAATACCAGCGTTGGTGTGAATTTATTGTTTAAGTTATTGCAAATTACCGCTCAGGCAATTGGCGACTATACTGATATAGAAATTTTTGAGGCTCATCATCGCTTCAAAAAAGATGCTCCATCAGGCACCGCAGTTAAGATGGGGCAGGTCATCGCCGATACCTTAGGTCGTGATTTAAATGAATGTGCGGTATATGGACGAGAAGGTATCAGCGAAGAACGAAAAGCCGATACCATAGGCTTTGCAACTGTAAGAGCTGGCGATATCGTCGGCGAGCATACGGCATTTTTTGCAGATTTAGGAGAGCGATTAGAGATCTCTCACAAAGCAACGTCGCGAATGACTTTCGCATTAGGCGCGATGCGCGCTGCACGTTGGTTAAGCAGTGCTAAAAATGGTTTTTATGACATGCAAGATGTACTTGGATTGAAATAG
- a CDS encoding FKBP-type peptidyl-prolyl cis-trans isomerase translates to MSENKFESIEQRVSYGVGRQLGDQLRNNPFKEFDVAAVQAGIADALAGAASAVSQEDLQEAFTVVSQKLQEQEAAAAKEAAAAGEAYLAENAKRDEVSVTESGLQFEILVEGNGDKPSADSTVRTHYHGTFPDGKVFDSSYDRGQPAEFPVNGVIAGWTEALQMMPVGSKWRLHVPYNLAYGERGSQGAIPPYATLVFDVELLDIL, encoded by the coding sequence ATGTCAGAAAATAAATTTGAGTCTATTGAACAACGTGTTAGCTACGGTGTTGGTCGTCAACTTGGTGATCAGTTACGTAACAACCCGTTTAAAGAATTTGACGTAGCAGCAGTACAAGCGGGTATTGCTGATGCTTTAGCCGGTGCTGCGAGTGCAGTAAGCCAGGAAGATTTGCAAGAAGCTTTCACTGTTGTTTCTCAGAAACTTCAGGAGCAGGAAGCGGCGGCAGCCAAAGAAGCAGCTGCAGCTGGTGAAGCTTACCTTGCAGAAAACGCTAAGCGTGACGAAGTAAGCGTAACTGAGTCTGGTCTTCAGTTTGAAATCCTTGTTGAAGGTAACGGTGACAAGCCAAGCGCTGACAGCACAGTTCGTACCCATTACCACGGTACTTTCCCTGATGGTAAAGTATTCGACAGCTCTTACGATCGCGGTCAACCTGCAGAATTCCCAGTTAACGGCGTAATCGCTGGTTGGACTGAAGCACTACAAATGATGCCTGTTGGTTCAAAGTGGCGTTTACACGTACCATACAACCTAGCTTATGGTGAGCGTGGTTCTCAAGGTGCTATCCCTCCATATGCAACCTTAGTGTTCGATGTGGAACTGCTGGATATCCTTTAA
- the rlmE gene encoding 23S rRNA (uridine(2552)-2'-O)-methyltransferase RlmE, with protein MSKSKKGKLSSSSNRWMQEHFDDEYVKKAQKLGLRSRAVFKIEEINQKDKLIKPGMTVVDLGAAPGGWSEYAAKVVGDNGQVVACDILPMDPLVGVDFLQGDFREDAVLDALLNRIDGRNVDTVMSDMAPNFSGNEATDQARSMYLVELALDMCNQVLKRNGSFVVKVFQGEGFDQFVKDVRQVFTTVKTRKPDSSRPRSREVYIVATGYKL; from the coding sequence ATGAGTAAAAGTAAGAAAGGAAAATTAAGCTCCAGCTCGAATCGCTGGATGCAGGAACACTTTGACGATGAATACGTGAAAAAGGCGCAGAAACTGGGCTTGCGCTCCCGTGCGGTATTTAAAATTGAAGAGATTAATCAAAAAGATAAATTGATCAAACCAGGGATGACAGTCGTTGATTTAGGTGCTGCACCCGGCGGTTGGTCAGAATACGCGGCTAAGGTAGTAGGGGATAATGGCCAGGTAGTTGCCTGTGACATTTTACCCATGGACCCTTTGGTCGGTGTCGATTTTCTGCAAGGCGACTTTCGTGAAGATGCAGTGCTGGACGCCCTGTTAAACCGAATCGATGGCCGTAACGTAGATACAGTTATGTCAGATATGGCGCCAAACTTTAGCGGTAACGAGGCCACTGATCAGGCGCGGAGTATGTATTTGGTAGAATTGGCACTTGATATGTGTAATCAAGTGTTGAAACGAAACGGCAGTTTTGTGGTCAAAGTATTTCAGGGTGAAGGCTTTGACCAGTTTGTGAAGGACGTCAGGCAAGTATTTACCACGGTAAAAACCCGTAAACCTGACTCTTCTCGTCCACGTTCCCGTGAAGTTTATATAGTAGCTACTGGATACAAACTGTAG